In Phormidium yuhuli AB48, one genomic interval encodes:
- a CDS encoding lipoate--protein ligase family protein, translated as MTSSHSCWRLIPLLDAPGGFHMAADAWLLEQHRRQGHPPSLRFYTWSRPTLSLGYHQRRYPRDWPQVRWQGQSIPWVRRPTGGRAVLHDGDLTYSVVSSGWQGRREAVYRQLCGFLQLGWQRLGVPLRFGDRPPSGHNPNCFATATAADLVTPQGYKFIGSAQLWRQGAVLQHGSMQLAPNPTLQAQLFGSHERPPSPAEHLPKDINYLVSTLTQAAEETFGVSFQVQPFSPEEITAIEAQATTWRVAPQPP; from the coding sequence GTGACCTCTTCCCACAGTTGCTGGCGGCTAATTCCCCTCCTGGATGCCCCGGGAGGGTTTCACATGGCGGCCGATGCTTGGCTGTTAGAGCAACATCGTCGGCAAGGTCATCCCCCCAGTCTACGCTTCTATACGTGGTCTCGTCCTACCCTCTCGTTAGGCTATCATCAGCGCCGCTATCCCAGGGATTGGCCCCAGGTGAGGTGGCAGGGACAGTCCATCCCCTGGGTGCGACGGCCCACGGGAGGACGGGCAGTTCTCCATGATGGGGATTTAACCTATAGTGTGGTGTCTTCCGGTTGGCAGGGTCGTCGGGAGGCGGTCTATCGTCAACTCTGTGGCTTTTTACAACTGGGATGGCAACGGTTGGGGGTTCCGTTGAGGTTTGGCGATCGCCCCCCCTCGGGCCACAATCCCAATTGCTTTGCGACAGCCACGGCGGCCGACTTAGTCACCCCCCAGGGATATAAGTTCATTGGCAGTGCCCAACTCTGGCGTCAGGGGGCTGTCCTACAACATGGCTCGATGCAACTGGCACCCAATCCGACCTTACAGGCTCAGTTGTTTGGGTCCCATGAGCGGCCACCCTCTCCTGCGGAACATCTCCCTAAGGACATTAACTATCTCGTTAGCACCCTAACTCAAGCCGCTGAAGAGACGTTTGGCGTGAGCTTCCAGGTGCAACCCTTTTCCCCGGAGGAAATCACCGCCATTGAAGCCCAGGCGACGACTTGGAGAGTGGCTCCTCAGCCGCCATGA
- a CDS encoding class I SAM-dependent methyltransferase gives MTDTLTKLAYQTFQQGKSYFGVAHKALSTQLEQLAVGKRDNEIFPLSPDVVERIYNSLNQIIETDWNDAETGIYPVETLFDNSWGDFFQYYPLVWLDLPKIWDRVRNKQYQSFDSQIDLNDYPKYYRQNFHHQTNGYLSDLSANLYDVQVDILFNGAADAMRRRILAPLKQGLSHFAEVPPSQIRVLDVATGTGRTLRFLRSMLPKAALFGTDLSPAYLRKANQLLSQLPGELPQLCQANAEDLPYGNEQFHGVSCVFTFHELPGPARQNVIDQCYRVLKPGGTFVICDSIQKDDDPHLNPLLHNFQTTFHEPYHRSYSEDDMTARLERSGFVEIATQLHFMSKYWVAHKPA, from the coding sequence ATGACAGACACGCTGACGAAACTGGCCTACCAAACCTTCCAACAGGGCAAAAGCTACTTCGGCGTTGCCCATAAAGCCCTCAGTACCCAACTTGAGCAACTCGCCGTCGGGAAACGAGACAACGAGATCTTTCCCCTGTCCCCAGACGTAGTTGAACGCATTTATAACAGCCTCAATCAAATCATCGAAACCGACTGGAACGATGCCGAAACAGGGATTTATCCCGTTGAGACTCTCTTTGACAACTCCTGGGGAGACTTTTTCCAATACTATCCCCTCGTTTGGCTAGATTTACCCAAAATTTGGGACCGCGTCCGTAACAAACAATATCAATCCTTCGACTCCCAAATCGACCTCAACGACTACCCTAAATACTATCGGCAAAACTTCCACCATCAAACCAACGGCTATCTCAGTGACTTGTCAGCCAACCTCTACGACGTTCAGGTAGACATCCTCTTTAACGGGGCCGCTGATGCCATGCGTCGCCGCATTTTAGCCCCCCTCAAGCAAGGATTAAGCCACTTTGCTGAGGTTCCCCCCAGTCAAATTCGGGTCTTGGATGTGGCGACAGGAACCGGACGCACCTTGCGCTTCCTACGCTCAATGTTGCCCAAAGCGGCCCTGTTCGGGACAGACTTATCCCCCGCCTATCTGCGGAAAGCTAATCAACTCCTCTCACAACTTCCCGGTGAACTGCCCCAACTGTGCCAAGCTAACGCCGAAGATCTCCCCTACGGCAATGAACAGTTCCATGGCGTCTCCTGTGTCTTTACCTTCCATGAACTGCCTGGCCCCGCGCGTCAGAACGTGATTGACCAATGCTATCGAGTCCTCAAACCGGGGGGAACCTTCGTGATTTGTGACTCGATTCAGAAAGACGACGACCCCCACCTCAATCCCCTACTCCATAACTTCCAGACAACCTTTCACGAACCCTATCACCGCAGTTACAGTGAAGACGATATGACCGCACGGCTTGAAAGGTCGGGATTTGTGGAGATTGCCACACAACTACACTTCATGAGTAAATACTGGGTGGCCCACAAGCCGGCCTAG
- a CDS encoding YbjN domain-containing protein, translated as MTTEQETMQDQILTDDWSGENDVVNYPQEIETVISSLAKDQKAMVGHSDDAYAWKFQYGSVDVFVQLTGETEEDMFTVWSPVLKLPAKDEPSLMRYLLQMNWGSTFESRFAIVEDQVVVLSSRTVADLNPGEISRSITVVATIADDNDEDLQEKYGAS; from the coding sequence GTGACCACAGAACAAGAGACAATGCAGGACCAAATTCTTACGGATGACTGGAGTGGGGAGAATGATGTCGTTAACTATCCCCAAGAAATTGAAACGGTCATTTCCAGCTTGGCCAAAGACCAAAAAGCCATGGTGGGCCATAGTGATGATGCCTATGCTTGGAAGTTCCAATATGGCAGTGTGGACGTCTTCGTGCAACTGACCGGGGAGACGGAAGAGGATATGTTTACGGTTTGGTCTCCAGTCTTAAAGCTGCCCGCCAAGGATGAACCTAGCTTAATGCGTTACTTACTGCAAATGAACTGGGGAAGCACCTTTGAGTCCCGGTTTGCCATTGTTGAGGACCAGGTGGTGGTCTTGTCGTCGCGGACGGTGGCAGACTTGAACCCTGGGGAGATTTCTCGCTCGATTACGGTGGTGGCGACGATCGCCGATGATAATGATGAGGACTTACAGGAGAAATACGGAGCCTCCTAG
- a CDS encoding 3'(2'),5'-bisphosphate nucleotidase has product MAYEQEKQVAMQATLAAAKLCQRVRQDIPPAMEKSDKSPVTVADYGAQSLVCKALGEAFPNDPIVGEEDATALRSPEYEASRQKVVSYVREIEANASETEILNWIDRGNGQVAPRFWTLDPIDGTKGFLRQDQYAIALALIEDGEVKVGVMVCPALSLTSDDPGTLFVAVRGEGSQMMAITEGELKPIRVCGVEDVSKLRVVESVEASHGNPEQQQKLLDAVGITTPSLHMDSQAKYGVVAAGDAALYLRLPSADRPDYRENIWDHAAGAIVVEEAGGRVSDMYGQPLDFSRDVKLRETRGVIVSNGIIHDRVLEALKR; this is encoded by the coding sequence CGTCAGGATATCCCCCCGGCGATGGAGAAATCCGATAAAAGCCCCGTCACGGTCGCCGATTATGGGGCACAATCTCTGGTCTGTAAGGCATTGGGGGAAGCGTTCCCTAATGATCCCATTGTTGGGGAAGAAGACGCAACGGCCCTGCGATCGCCCGAATATGAAGCCTCCCGTCAGAAAGTGGTCTCCTATGTCCGGGAGATTGAAGCCAACGCCAGCGAAACGGAGATTCTCAACTGGATCGATCGCGGTAATGGTCAGGTGGCCCCTCGCTTTTGGACCTTAGACCCCATTGACGGAACCAAAGGCTTTTTACGCCAAGACCAATATGCGATCGCCCTGGCCCTGATTGAAGATGGGGAGGTGAAAGTGGGGGTCATGGTCTGTCCGGCCCTGAGTCTGACCAGCGATGACCCGGGAACTCTATTTGTGGCGGTTCGTGGTGAAGGAAGTCAGATGATGGCGATTACCGAAGGGGAGTTAAAACCGATTCGGGTTTGTGGGGTGGAGGATGTGAGTAAACTGCGGGTGGTCGAAAGTGTTGAAGCCAGCCACGGGAACCCGGAACAACAGCAAAAACTGTTGGATGCGGTGGGAATTACTACCCCTTCCCTGCATATGGACTCCCAAGCCAAGTATGGGGTTGTGGCGGCGGGAGATGCAGCCCTCTATCTACGACTTCCCTCCGCAGACCGCCCGGATTACCGTGAGAATATCTGGGACCATGCCGCCGGGGCTATTGTGGTTGAAGAAGCGGGGGGCCGTGTCAGCGATATGTATGGCCAACCCCTCGATTTTAGCCGTGATGTAAAATTGCGAGAGACTCGGGGGGTGATTGTCAGCAATGGGATCATCCATGACCGAGTTCTGGAGGCGTTAAAACGTTAA
- a CDS encoding CHAT domain-containing protein, whose protein sequence is MTQEFQVSITPVGVDEYLLRTERVEPGVPLAEEQTVWNLDRWMQQAQRLMNDPVSGLLTQPETATSPMLSNLAALGQELYDALFCGDMRDSWMMAQAIAQNHQQPLRLRLGLKGNRLPSLPWEVLHDGDYPLATGTNVLFSRYQPATNGLAPPTIAKPLDPHQQLRVLMAIAAPSDRANLELSREAEELEAELRQLYNQGRVPQVPTQVEILRQPDRARLTQALEHGHYHVFHYAGHSSSGTTGGNVYLVNQTTGLTETLSGDDLAGLLANNGIQLVLLNSCRGAHSAGGLQQAGERHLAAALVKRGIPAVLAMAERIPDEVALTLTRLFYRNLTRGAVPIDLSVSRARQGLISAYSSHQLYWSLPILYLHPKFDGYLIQRTGEDNRDTDDPPLWLRPPDAWPGLGNSPCPLSDRLDDDTLGEMDGLEDGEVLAGGDRGFGSLEDLAPGTAEDEAVVQELLETLGQETPKSSPHPPVPLSTDPKPSLSESSQRSERGTPLPSTATSETGSKRPTYSKPIIVGVTAVFVLGVGGAIWGWRDRPQTDPTLPPSLSHGTNEDQPLPNSELTAMAIQELGAGNIETGTPLVVDLLASHRNALNSAEAALAVIPRQDLDRPDVLFLKGRLAWQNVQVGNTLYSLDDSRRFWQAAAQQDPDSPLYALALGFVFYAEDNLTAAMNQFQGAIARLERDNPPNEEPLGGMTPSALRTHAYAGLALTYQGQAQGLTGTRRQERQQQAQDLRNLVLQQDAEGFQASSLGRNWLWTPETISAWQQLGQP, encoded by the coding sequence GTGACTCAGGAATTTCAGGTCTCCATAACCCCCGTTGGCGTCGATGAGTATTTACTGCGTACCGAACGGGTTGAACCGGGCGTCCCCTTAGCGGAGGAACAAACGGTGTGGAACCTCGATCGCTGGATGCAGCAGGCTCAGCGGTTGATGAATGATCCGGTGTCGGGCTTGTTAACTCAACCTGAGACCGCGACCTCGCCCATGTTGTCCAATCTGGCGGCCCTGGGGCAGGAGTTATATGATGCCCTATTTTGCGGGGATATGCGCGATAGTTGGATGATGGCCCAGGCGATCGCCCAAAATCACCAGCAACCCCTACGCCTGCGTTTAGGCCTCAAGGGCAATCGCTTACCCAGTTTGCCCTGGGAAGTCCTCCATGACGGAGATTATCCCCTCGCCACGGGCACGAACGTTCTCTTTTCCCGCTATCAGCCTGCCACCAACGGCCTCGCCCCTCCCACCATTGCCAAACCCCTAGACCCCCATCAACAGCTACGAGTATTGATGGCCATCGCCGCCCCAAGCGATCGCGCCAATTTAGAATTAAGCCGCGAAGCCGAAGAACTCGAAGCGGAGTTACGGCAACTCTATAATCAGGGCCGAGTCCCCCAAGTCCCCACCCAGGTTGAGATTCTGCGCCAACCCGATCGCGCCCGCCTTACCCAAGCCCTGGAACATGGCCATTATCATGTCTTCCACTACGCTGGCCATAGTAGTTCTGGAACCACCGGGGGCAATGTCTATCTAGTCAATCAAACCACAGGCTTAACAGAAACCCTCAGCGGCGATGATTTGGCGGGCCTGCTGGCCAACAATGGCATTCAACTGGTGTTATTAAACTCCTGTCGGGGCGCTCATAGTGCCGGAGGACTGCAACAGGCAGGAGAACGGCATCTGGCAGCGGCCCTGGTCAAGCGGGGGATTCCGGCCGTGTTGGCCATGGCTGAGCGGATTCCCGATGAGGTGGCCCTGACCTTAACTCGTCTGTTTTACCGCAATTTAACCCGTGGCGCGGTCCCCATCGACCTCAGCGTCAGTCGCGCTCGTCAGGGGTTAATTTCCGCCTATAGTTCCCATCAACTCTATTGGTCTCTGCCCATTCTCTATCTCCATCCCAAGTTTGACGGTTATCTGATTCAACGGACTGGGGAGGACAATCGGGACACGGATGACCCCCCGTTATGGTTGCGGCCCCCTGATGCTTGGCCGGGACTGGGGAACTCTCCCTGCCCTTTGAGCGATCGCCTTGATGATGACACCCTAGGGGAGATGGATGGTTTGGAGGACGGTGAGGTGCTGGCGGGGGGCGATCGCGGTTTCGGATCGTTGGAAGATCTCGCCCCAGGAACAGCAGAGGATGAGGCTGTTGTTCAAGAATTACTAGAAACCCTGGGTCAAGAAACGCCCAAGTCCAGTCCACATCCCCCTGTTCCCCTCTCAACTGACCCGAAACCCTCCCTCTCTGAATCTTCTCAGAGGTCTGAGAGAGGGACGCCACTGCCCTCAACGGCGACATCTGAAACTGGCTCAAAACGGCCAACCTATTCCAAACCCATTATTGTCGGTGTCACAGCGGTATTCGTGCTGGGAGTAGGAGGAGCGATCTGGGGATGGCGCGATCGCCCGCAGACTGACCCCACTCTTCCCCCCAGCCTCTCACATGGGACGAATGAGGATCAGCCGCTGCCGAATAGTGAGCTGACCGCCATGGCGATTCAGGAACTCGGGGCCGGCAACATCGAGACCGGTACGCCTTTGGTTGTCGATTTACTAGCCAGTCATCGTAACGCCCTCAACAGTGCTGAAGCGGCCTTGGCGGTGATTCCCCGCCAAGATCTTGATCGCCCAGACGTCTTATTTCTTAAAGGTCGGCTCGCTTGGCAGAATGTCCAAGTCGGGAATACTCTCTATAGCCTTGATGATAGCCGTCGCTTCTGGCAAGCCGCCGCTCAGCAAGATCCGGACTCTCCCCTCTATGCCCTAGCCTTAGGCTTTGTCTTTTACGCCGAGGACAACCTCACAGCGGCGATGAATCAATTTCAGGGGGCGATCGCCCGCCTGGAGAGAGACAATCCCCCCAATGAGGAACCTCTCGGGGGCATGACTCCATCGGCATTAAGAACTCATGCTTATGCGGGACTGGCCTTGACCTATCAGGGGCAGGCCCAAGGACTCACGGGAACCCGTCGCCAGGAGCGTCAACAACAAGCCCAAGACTTGCGAAACCTAGTTTTACAGCAAGATGCCGAGGGCTTTCAAGCCAGTTCTCTCGGTCGAAACTGGCTCTGGACTCCTGAGACGATCTCGGCTTGGCAACAGTTAGGACAACCCTAA